From a single Oceanobacillus kimchii X50 genomic region:
- the dinG gene encoding ATP-dependent DNA helicase DinG, with protein sequence MNRFVVIDLETTGHAPSKNDKIIEIGMVIIEDNEIIDTETTFFNPDQPIPPFITNLTGISDEDVVDAPVFKEKASTIKSLLEDSYIIAHNVNFDLGFLNAELKENGMDRLHNQVLDTVELSRILFPTAPGYKLSQLSDHFNLQHDDPHRALSDAYVTAKLFQKLIDKINQLPYETIEQWLKLEGAFISDIKEILLNRLDELAFSTDNHPSIQTFQGLAFHMKDVDVKQVHNVQTSFGTYLDTIYEDGGKLSQHLPMYEKRSGQQEMSETIYDAFTSKRHALIEAGTGTGKSLAYLLPAVYYAVKQKQKVIISTHTTQLQSQLLDEEIPLIHAISDIPFQATLLKGKNHYISLEKFSIELYEQGQDNYDVALTKAMLLIWITETGTGDIDEVQLPTSGYIFFRKISADTEKSINPQSPWFQYSYYQQARRKAQRANIIITNHALLCTDMFNDYAFLPSYERVIIDEAHHFEEQAAHHYGLKMDYMSMQFTCNQMGSSEEDKLFGNYVQAYQLSNGDIPLHEWNETLKNAKQEIEDLFQAIYHYVSQQHLSNQALSDVGRIQYRMDMEKETGESWQVILDMSSRLSLYFRDLIHILFMVEERISQEDQSEKNHREELLQMVEWLQRYIDGLELMFFSDGEVEQIKWIEIDKKGQNHSVFLYSEPANVAELLENEFFHEKESVVMTSATLTMNQSFSFMQKRLGLSLHSCMTEQIKSPFAYDQQVQMFVPNDFPNIKYGNIDDFVYATAEAIISLAEITSGRMLVLFTSYEMLRKAYYVLKETMETDKYMLIGQGITSGSRARLKKNFQSFDQAILLGTSSFWEGVDIPGDDLSSLVIVRLPFQPPNHPVVEAKSAILKKQQQNPFMELSLPNAVIKFKQGFGRLIRSSSDRGIVFVCDARIVNARYGKYFTESIPKVPMHYDSTQKLIDKAEQWFKKNDAL encoded by the coding sequence ATGAATCGTTTTGTAGTAATCGATCTAGAAACAACTGGACACGCCCCATCAAAAAATGACAAGATCATTGAAATAGGTATGGTAATTATTGAAGACAATGAAATTATTGATACTGAAACAACTTTCTTTAATCCAGATCAGCCAATTCCACCATTTATTACTAATTTGACAGGTATTTCTGATGAAGATGTTGTCGATGCTCCTGTATTTAAGGAAAAAGCTTCGACAATAAAATCGCTACTGGAAGATAGTTACATCATTGCACATAACGTAAATTTCGATTTAGGTTTCCTAAATGCTGAACTTAAAGAAAATGGAATGGATCGTCTGCATAATCAAGTATTAGATACAGTTGAATTATCAAGAATTTTATTCCCGACAGCCCCTGGATATAAATTGAGTCAATTATCGGATCATTTTAACTTACAGCATGATGATCCACACAGAGCGTTGTCTGATGCATATGTAACGGCGAAATTATTTCAAAAGCTTATTGATAAAATAAATCAATTACCATATGAAACAATTGAACAGTGGCTAAAATTAGAAGGTGCTTTCATTTCTGATATCAAAGAAATTTTACTGAACAGGTTGGACGAATTAGCTTTTTCTACTGATAATCATCCATCTATTCAAACTTTTCAAGGTTTAGCGTTTCATATGAAAGATGTTGATGTAAAACAAGTACATAATGTCCAAACTTCCTTTGGTACATACTTAGATACAATTTATGAAGATGGTGGTAAACTATCCCAGCATCTCCCAATGTATGAAAAACGGTCTGGTCAACAAGAAATGTCAGAAACCATTTATGATGCATTTACCTCCAAAAGACATGCACTAATTGAGGCAGGAACAGGTACTGGAAAATCATTAGCATATCTTTTACCAGCTGTATACTATGCTGTAAAACAAAAACAAAAGGTAATTATTAGTACTCATACTACCCAGCTGCAATCCCAGCTGTTAGACGAGGAGATTCCGCTCATACATGCAATAAGCGATATTCCATTTCAGGCAACACTATTAAAAGGGAAAAACCATTATATTAGTTTGGAAAAATTCTCTATTGAGCTTTATGAGCAAGGTCAAGACAATTATGATGTAGCACTTACAAAAGCAATGTTATTAATATGGATTACGGAGACGGGAACCGGTGATATAGATGAAGTACAATTACCGACTAGTGGATATATATTCTTCAGAAAAATATCCGCGGATACAGAAAAGTCGATTAACCCTCAGTCTCCTTGGTTCCAATATTCTTATTACCAACAAGCAAGAAGAAAAGCTCAACGAGCAAATATAATAATTACAAACCATGCTTTATTATGTACCGATATGTTTAATGATTATGCTTTTCTTCCTTCTTATGAACGAGTAATCATTGACGAAGCACATCATTTTGAAGAACAAGCAGCACATCATTATGGTTTAAAAATGGACTACATGAGTATGCAATTTACATGTAATCAAATGGGCTCCTCCGAGGAAGATAAGCTTTTTGGTAATTATGTACAAGCTTATCAATTATCTAATGGTGATATTCCATTACATGAATGGAATGAAACGTTAAAAAATGCAAAACAAGAGATTGAAGATCTTTTCCAAGCTATATATCATTATGTTTCTCAACAACATTTGAGTAACCAAGCTTTAAGTGATGTAGGTAGGATACAGTATCGGATGGATATGGAGAAGGAAACTGGTGAATCGTGGCAAGTAATATTAGATATGTCATCTCGATTAAGTTTATACTTTCGAGATCTAATTCATATTCTTTTTATGGTTGAAGAAAGAATTAGCCAAGAAGATCAATCTGAAAAAAATCACCGAGAAGAATTATTACAAATGGTCGAATGGTTACAGAGGTATATAGATGGATTAGAGCTAATGTTTTTTTCAGATGGAGAAGTGGAACAAATTAAATGGATTGAAATAGATAAAAAAGGTCAAAATCACTCTGTATTTTTGTATAGCGAACCAGCTAATGTTGCCGAACTTTTAGAAAACGAATTTTTCCATGAAAAAGAAAGTGTTGTGATGACTAGCGCCACACTAACGATGAATCAATCATTCTCGTTTATGCAGAAACGATTAGGTCTATCATTACATTCATGCATGACAGAACAAATTAAATCACCATTTGCTTATGATCAACAAGTTCAAATGTTTGTGCCAAATGATTTCCCGAACATCAAGTACGGAAATATAGATGATTTTGTCTATGCGACAGCAGAAGCAATTATTTCTTTAGCTGAGATAACATCTGGTCGAATGCTTGTATTGTTTACTTCATATGAGATGTTAAGAAAAGCGTATTATGTTTTAAAAGAAACGATGGAGACGGACAAATATATGTTGATTGGGCAAGGAATTACTAGTGGTAGTAGAGCACGCTTAAAGAAAAACTTCCAATCCTTTGACCAAGCGATTCTTTTAGGCACAAGTTCTTTTTGGGAAGGTGTAGATATACCAGGGGATGATTTATCATCTTTAGTAATTGTTAGATTGCCTTTTCAACCACCAAACCATCCCGTAGTTGAAGCAAAATCAGCTATTTTGAAGAAGCAGCAACAAAATCCGTTTATGGAACTCTCTCTGCCAAATGCAGTTATTAAATTTAAACAGGGATTTGGCAGATTAATACGTTCCTCATCCGATAGGGGGATTGTCTTTGTTTGCGATGCTCGAATTGTTAATGCAAGATACGGAAAATATTTTACAGAGTCAATACCCAAAGTACCAATGCATTATGATTCTACACAAAAACTAATCGATAAAGCGGAGCAATGGTTTAAAAAAAATGATGCCTTATAA
- a CDS encoding pyridoxal phosphate-dependent aminotransferase: MELAQRVQTLTPSSTLAITAKAKDLKKQGFDVIGLGAGEPDFNTPAYIIDGAQQAMNNGLTKYTPAGGIAELKLAIIDKFQQDNGLTYNDKQIIVTNGAKHALYTLFQVILNKEDEVIIPSPYWVSYPEQVKLAEGNPVILPADENNDFKITPKQLEEAITSKTKAVIINSPSNPTGLMYSKGELEALGEVCLKHNIIIVSDEIYEKLIYTSKEHVSIASISDELYNQTIIINGVSKSHAMTGWRIGYAAGNETIIKAMTNLASHSTSNPTSIAQYGALAAYTKDPGNISLEYKKIFAERLDAFYKLIQDIPGMECIKPEGAFYLFPNAKKAAEMNGFATVDEWVAALLEEEKVALVPGSGFGSPDNVRLSYALSIEELTEAANRIHRFVLNHK; encoded by the coding sequence ATGGAATTAGCACAAAGAGTTCAAACATTAACACCATCATCTACATTAGCGATAACTGCTAAAGCAAAAGATTTAAAAAAACAAGGATTTGATGTAATTGGCTTAGGAGCAGGTGAGCCAGATTTTAATACACCAGCATATATTATAGATGGTGCTCAGCAAGCAATGAACAATGGTCTAACAAAGTATACTCCTGCTGGGGGTATTGCAGAGTTAAAACTAGCAATCATTGACAAGTTTCAACAAGATAACGGCCTTACTTATAATGATAAGCAAATTATCGTAACCAATGGGGCAAAACATGCTTTATATACACTTTTTCAAGTGATTTTAAATAAGGAAGACGAAGTGATTATACCATCACCATATTGGGTTAGTTATCCTGAACAAGTAAAACTCGCTGAGGGAAACCCAGTAATTTTACCTGCTGATGAGAACAATGATTTTAAAATAACACCAAAGCAATTAGAAGAGGCTATTACTTCAAAAACCAAAGCAGTAATTATTAATTCACCATCTAACCCAACGGGATTAATGTATTCAAAAGGAGAATTAGAAGCGCTCGGTGAAGTATGCCTTAAACATAATATCATTATTGTTTCAGACGAAATTTATGAGAAGTTGATTTATACATCAAAAGAACATGTATCTATAGCTTCTATATCTGATGAATTATATAATCAAACCATTATTATAAATGGTGTTTCTAAATCACATGCAATGACTGGTTGGAGAATTGGATATGCTGCAGGTAATGAAACAATTATCAAAGCAATGACCAATCTTGCTTCCCATTCAACATCAAATCCTACATCGATTGCACAATATGGAGCATTAGCGGCTTATACGAAAGATCCAGGTAATATATCGTTAGAATATAAGAAAATATTCGCTGAACGATTAGATGCTTTTTATAAATTAATCCAAGATATTCCTGGAATGGAATGCATCAAACCAGAAGGCGCATTCTATCTGTTTCCTAATGCAAAAAAAGCAGCTGAAATGAATGGTTTTGCAACTGTAGATGAATGGGTAGCTGCACTCTTAGAAGAAGAAAAAGTTGCATTAGTACCGGGTTCTGGATTTGGATCACCAGATAATGTACGTTTATCCTATGCATTATCTATTGAAGAACTTACAGAAGCAGCTAATCGAATTCATCGATTCGTTCTAAATCATAAATAA
- the panD gene encoding aspartate 1-decarboxylase, whose amino-acid sequence MYRTMMKSKIHRAVVTEANLNYVGSITIDEAILQQVDILPNEKVQIVNNNNGARLETYVIAGEKNSGTICLNGAAARLVQPGDTVIIIAYALLSQEELKTFHPKVAIMDETNRVKQMIEQEPPMTVL is encoded by the coding sequence ATGTATCGTACGATGATGAAAAGTAAGATTCATCGAGCAGTTGTAACAGAAGCAAACCTAAATTATGTAGGTAGTATCACAATTGATGAAGCTATCCTACAACAAGTTGATATTCTACCTAATGAAAAGGTACAAATCGTAAATAATAATAATGGTGCCCGATTAGAGACTTATGTTATAGCTGGAGAAAAAAATAGTGGAACGATCTGTCTAAATGGAGCAGCTGCAAGACTTGTCCAACCGGGAGACACTGTAATTATCATTGCATATGCACTTTTATCACAAGAAGAACTTAAAACTTTTCATCCGAAAGTTGCAATTATGGACGAGACAAACCGTGTGAAGCAAATGATAGAACAAGAACCTCCAATGACGGTACTGTAA
- a CDS encoding transglycosylase domain-containing protein: MAENKGQSRTARRQQQKKSKKSRKSNKPTWKKVLKIFLFIMLAMFVIGMGVGAYWIATAPDIDEEKLTVPFSSTLLDKNGEQFAELSAEERRTQVSYEDLPDVLIDAVTATEDARFFDHAGVDPRRVGGAILANVTDGFGSQGASTITQQVVERAFLTPEKKVSIKVQEMWLALKLEREYTKEEIMEMYLNSIFYGSQAYGVANAAETYFGKTDLNDLTLPEAAILAGLPQRPSAYNPFENPELTEERMNTVLTLMVRHGKITEEEAEEARQVEVTSLLNESKPDPTPYEAFIQQVRKEVEEKVEDANIDTDGLTIHTTIDPDAQEHVESLLANDGNSINYPEDTQGAIVVLDTQSGAIEAIGGRVDTGDVSGFNYATQGKMQIGSVAKPLLAYGPAIEYNQMSTYHQINDDGPFEIAGSTPIQNYGQYHGWVSARYAVQMSLNVPAAKTIESVGYENAQNFAENLGQTFENNLDVRDVIGGTGNSSNPMKMAGAYRAFGNEGIYNEPYAVTKVEFPDGRTIDLTPEAEPVMEDSTAYMVTDMMRSVVEDGTGSSVQIPGLDIAGKTGTTTLDGADGSPDAWFVGYTTDYTIAAWTGGQRVNEDGGVSRVALTDTSLSREMFRQTMAHISEGNDTANFEKPDSVVEVKVEKGSNPPALASDYTPSEQTLTELFVKGTEPTSVSEKFDQLDAVSGLNATYNEDSNTIDVTWDYDSDEDVSFDVRASLDGGDMQNLSSTEDTSMEISEVEAGAEYVIEVTASKDNMTSEPATTSLTVPGDDEEEIDELPSVSGLSAQYVGDGVIDVSWSYDGPSASFEVSVNGQTQTVQSQGLEVTGASPGEYTIEVTPVSTEDSGITGPPQSTSATVPDESGGNEGDNGSDEGNGNDEGNGNDEGNEDEGNPDQGEGNREDEDGEPDDEDPGDQN, translated from the coding sequence AGAATTAAGTGCAGAAGAACGTAGAACACAAGTATCTTATGAAGATCTTCCAGATGTGCTAATTGATGCAGTAACAGCTACGGAAGATGCAAGATTTTTTGATCATGCTGGTGTCGATCCACGAAGGGTTGGCGGTGCAATACTAGCCAACGTTACCGATGGGTTCGGTTCTCAAGGTGCAAGTACGATCACTCAACAGGTTGTTGAACGAGCATTCTTAACACCTGAAAAGAAAGTAAGTATAAAAGTACAAGAAATGTGGTTAGCTCTTAAGTTAGAGCGCGAATATACAAAAGAAGAAATTATGGAAATGTACTTAAATAGTATATTCTATGGCTCACAAGCTTATGGTGTTGCGAACGCAGCGGAAACATACTTTGGTAAAACGGATCTTAACGATTTAACATTACCTGAAGCTGCAATACTAGCAGGATTACCACAACGCCCGTCAGCTTATAATCCGTTCGAAAATCCGGAACTAACTGAAGAGCGAATGAATACCGTACTTACTCTAATGGTTCGTCACGGAAAAATTACCGAGGAGGAAGCTGAAGAAGCAAGACAAGTGGAAGTTACTTCCCTATTAAATGAATCAAAACCAGATCCGACGCCTTATGAGGCATTTATTCAACAAGTAAGAAAAGAAGTAGAAGAAAAAGTAGAAGACGCAAATATTGATACTGATGGCTTAACAATTCATACAACAATTGATCCAGATGCTCAAGAGCATGTTGAATCTCTCTTAGCGAATGATGGAAATTCGATTAATTATCCAGAAGATACACAAGGCGCTATCGTAGTGCTTGATACACAATCTGGTGCAATTGAAGCAATTGGTGGAAGAGTGGATACTGGAGATGTTAGTGGCTTTAACTATGCAACCCAAGGAAAAATGCAAATTGGTTCTGTAGCTAAACCACTTCTAGCTTATGGACCGGCGATTGAATATAATCAAATGTCTACTTACCATCAAATTAATGATGACGGACCCTTTGAAATAGCTGGCTCTACTCCTATTCAAAACTATGGTCAATATCATGGTTGGGTATCAGCAAGGTATGCCGTACAAATGTCTCTAAATGTTCCAGCTGCTAAAACAATCGAATCTGTTGGATATGAAAATGCGCAAAACTTTGCGGAGAATTTAGGTCAGACCTTTGAAAACAATTTAGATGTAAGAGATGTAATCGGAGGAACAGGAAATAGTTCTAATCCAATGAAGATGGCTGGTGCGTACCGCGCATTTGGTAATGAAGGAATTTACAATGAACCTTATGCAGTAACGAAAGTAGAGTTTCCGGATGGTCGTACCATCGATTTGACACCTGAAGCTGAACCGGTCATGGAAGATTCCACAGCATATATGGTTACTGATATGATGCGTTCGGTAGTAGAAGATGGAACTGGGTCTTCTGTTCAAATCCCTGGACTTGATATAGCTGGTAAAACAGGAACAACCACATTAGATGGCGCTGATGGAAGTCCAGATGCTTGGTTTGTTGGTTATACTACAGACTACACGATTGCTGCTTGGACGGGAGGTCAACGTGTAAATGAAGACGGAGGCGTAAGCCGAGTAGCCTTAACAGACACGAGTTTATCTCGAGAAATGTTCCGCCAAACGATGGCACATATCTCAGAAGGTAACGATACTGCCAACTTTGAGAAACCAGATTCCGTTGTCGAAGTAAAAGTGGAAAAAGGTTCTAATCCCCCTGCTCTTGCTAGTGATTATACACCTAGTGAGCAGACGCTAACGGAATTATTTGTAAAAGGAACAGAACCAACAAGTGTATCAGAGAAATTTGATCAATTGGATGCGGTAAGTGGGTTAAATGCTACTTACAACGAAGATTCAAACACGATTGATGTAACTTGGGATTATGATTCTGATGAGGATGTTAGCTTCGATGTTCGTGCAAGTTTAGATGGTGGAGATATGCAAAACCTTTCCTCTACTGAGGATACATCAATGGAAATCTCTGAAGTTGAAGCTGGTGCTGAGTACGTTATTGAAGTAACAGCATCTAAAGATAATATGACAAGTGAACCGGCTACAACTTCCCTTACGGTTCCCGGTGATGATGAAGAAGAAATTGATGAACTCCCATCAGTTAGTGGATTATCTGCTCAATATGTAGGAGATGGAGTGATCGATGTAAGTTGGAGCTATGATGGACCATCAGCATCATTTGAAGTGAGTGTAAATGGTCAGACACAAACTGTTCAATCTCAAGGATTAGAAGTAACGGGTGCGAGTCCTGGAGAGTATACCATTGAAGTGACACCAGTTAGTACCGAAGATAGTGGAATAACTGGACCTCCTCAATCTACTTCCGCTACTGTACCAGATGAATCTGGAGGTAATGAAGGAGATAATGGAAGTGACGAAGGTAATGGTAATGATGAAGGTAATGGTAATGATGAGGGAAATGAAGATGAAGGTAACCCTGATCAAGGTGAAGGAAATCGTGAGGACGAAGATGGTGAACCTGATGATGAAGACCCGGGAGATCAAAATTAA
- the nth gene encoding endonuclease III, whose protein sequence is MLNQKQIRQCLDVMAEMFPDAKGELEHSNPFELVIAVLLSAQCTDKLVNKVTADLFQKYKTPEDYLSVELSELENDIRSIGLYRSKAKNIQKLCQMLLDEYNGEVPSSKEDLVKLAGVGRKTANVVASIAFNEPSIAVDTHVERVSKRLGICKWKDSVLEVENTLMRKVPRDEWSVTHHRMIFFGRYHCKARNPQCPECPLLELCREGKKRMKKLA, encoded by the coding sequence GTGCTAAATCAAAAACAAATACGACAATGTCTAGATGTTATGGCGGAGATGTTCCCTGATGCTAAAGGTGAACTGGAACATTCTAACCCATTTGAACTGGTAATTGCTGTTCTTTTGTCTGCTCAATGTACGGATAAACTAGTTAATAAAGTAACTGCGGATCTTTTCCAAAAATATAAAACACCGGAAGATTATTTATCTGTAGAATTAAGTGAGTTAGAGAATGATATTCGTTCCATTGGACTATATCGTTCTAAAGCAAAAAATATTCAAAAGCTTTGTCAAATGTTATTAGATGAATATAATGGAGAAGTTCCTTCATCAAAAGAGGATCTTGTTAAATTAGCAGGCGTTGGTAGAAAGACAGCAAATGTCGTTGCATCGATTGCATTTAATGAGCCATCTATAGCAGTAGATACACATGTAGAGCGTGTATCCAAACGCCTTGGTATATGTAAATGGAAAGATAGCGTTCTTGAAGTAGAAAATACTTTAATGAGAAAAGTTCCACGAGATGAATGGAGCGTGACACATCATCGAATGATATTTTTTGGCAGATATCATTGCAAAGCAAGGAATCCGCAATGCCCAGAATGCCCGCTTCTTGAATTATGTAGAGAAGGAAAGAAAAGAATGAAGAAACTAGCATGA
- a CDS encoding DnaD domain-containing protein: protein MKKRNLQLHEIVKNQLSIPAKLLTDYHLLGLHEAEVMLILQLLRFSEKNNDFPTPSELAHFVSFDEKQCAQILRKLLQQGLLTIEKNEQVEPYSESYSLEPLWEKLYTTKQENSESEDPIGTIFILFEQEFGRPLSPFEIETINTWIDDDDIEPSLIKAGLRESVLMGKLNFKYIDRILREWKRKGIHSVQDARKASQPFHQNQQSSTPNQKRDTSFYYNWLEGE from the coding sequence ATGAAAAAGAGAAATTTACAATTACATGAGATTGTAAAAAATCAACTTAGTATTCCTGCGAAACTTCTTACCGACTATCATCTATTAGGTCTTCACGAAGCAGAAGTAATGTTGATTTTACAATTACTACGATTTTCAGAAAAAAATAATGATTTTCCAACCCCGTCAGAATTGGCACATTTCGTTAGTTTTGATGAAAAACAATGTGCTCAAATTTTACGTAAATTACTTCAACAAGGTTTATTAACGATAGAGAAAAATGAACAAGTCGAACCTTATAGCGAATCTTATTCTCTAGAACCCTTATGGGAAAAGTTATACACAACAAAGCAAGAAAATAGTGAATCAGAAGATCCGATTGGTACCATTTTTATTCTTTTTGAACAAGAATTTGGTAGACCGTTATCTCCATTTGAAATTGAGACTATTAACACTTGGATAGATGATGATGATATAGAACCATCATTAATTAAAGCTGGATTAAGAGAATCCGTATTAATGGGGAAACTTAATTTTAAATATATAGACCGGATCTTAAGAGAGTGGAAGAGAAAAGGGATTCATTCTGTACAGGATGCACGAAAAGCAAGTCAACCATTTCACCAAAATCAACAATCGTCAACACCCAATCAAAAAAGAGATACATCGTTTTATTATAATTGGCTAGAGGGGGAATAA
- a CDS encoding biotin--[acetyl-CoA-carboxylase] ligase, whose translation MQSTRAKLIEILSNNHEVYASGQRLSELLNISRNAVWKHMKELEKDGYMIEAKPRKGYRIIQSPNKISTNTIRWGLETDWLGKEIIHKTSVGSTQLVGHEAAQNGASHGTIIIADQQTAGRGRVQKNWDSNGDGLWMTIVLRPNIPPNRASELTLLTAVAITNAIQQMTNIDPLIKWPNDILINQKKLCGILTEMQAEQDQVQYILIGIGLNVNQSRQHWDKQLQNIATSLFQETGHTFEKHTLLQQILLKFERTYNNYVKHGFHYIKQQWEKHAFKIGSEIEITTFHEQWVGKFLGISDEGALLVESSEGSPIKLYSADIKWFSRSN comes from the coding sequence ATGCAATCGACAAGAGCCAAATTAATAGAGATACTATCTAATAATCATGAAGTTTATGCATCTGGGCAACGCCTTTCTGAACTACTAAATATATCACGCAACGCTGTTTGGAAACATATGAAAGAATTGGAAAAAGATGGATATATGATTGAAGCTAAGCCGAGAAAAGGTTATCGCATTATCCAATCCCCCAATAAAATCAGTACAAATACGATACGATGGGGCTTAGAAACAGATTGGTTAGGTAAAGAAATCATCCATAAAACATCTGTAGGTTCTACACAACTTGTCGGTCACGAAGCAGCACAGAATGGAGCATCACACGGAACGATTATAATAGCTGATCAACAAACAGCTGGAAGAGGTAGGGTTCAAAAAAATTGGGACTCTAATGGAGACGGACTATGGATGACAATAGTTCTGCGCCCAAACATCCCTCCAAATCGTGCGTCAGAATTGACGTTACTCACTGCAGTGGCTATTACAAATGCAATTCAGCAAATGACAAATATCGATCCATTAATTAAATGGCCGAACGATATTTTAATTAATCAGAAAAAATTATGTGGAATATTAACAGAAATGCAAGCTGAACAAGATCAGGTTCAATATATTCTTATTGGGATTGGATTAAATGTGAATCAGTCAAGGCAACATTGGGATAAACAATTACAAAATATAGCCACGTCTTTATTCCAAGAGACGGGACACACCTTTGAAAAACATACACTTTTACAGCAGATTTTATTAAAATTTGAACGTACGTATAACAATTATGTAAAACATGGATTTCATTATATTAAACAGCAGTGGGAAAAACATGCTTTTAAGATTGGCTCAGAAATCGAAATCACTACATTTCATGAACAATGGGTAGGTAAGTTTCTAGGAATTTCAGATGAAGGTGCTCTATTAGTAGAGTCTTCAGAAGGGAGCCCAATAAAGTTATATTCTGCTGACATCAAATGGTTTTCACGATCAAACTAA
- the asnS gene encoding asparagine--tRNA ligase, giving the protein MKITIAQAPQYVEKEVTIGAWLSNKRSSGKIAFLQLRDGTGFMQGVVVKSDVPEDVFSTSKNITQESSLYVTGKIVEDTRSDFGYEMQVSNVELIHEANDYPITPKEHGTEFLMDHRHLWLRSKKQHAVMKIRNEIIRSTYEYFNEEGFVKVDPPILTGSSAEGTTELFHTKYFDEEAYLSQSGQLYMEAAAMALGKVFSFGPTFRAEKSKTRRHLIEFWMIEPEMAFVEHEDSLKIQENYVSHIVQSVLTNCKLELSVLERDLSKLEKIKAPFPRISYDEAIDMLKEKGFDDIEWGEDFGAPHETAIAESYDMPVFITNYPKDIKAFYMKPDPNRSDVVLCADLIAPEGYGEIIGGSQRIDDLELMEQRYEEHGLTGPAYQWYLELRKYGSVPHSGFGLGLERTVAWLSGVEHVRETIPFPRLLNRLYP; this is encoded by the coding sequence ATGAAAATTACAATAGCACAGGCACCACAATATGTAGAAAAAGAGGTAACCATTGGTGCATGGTTATCTAACAAACGATCTAGCGGAAAAATTGCTTTTTTACAATTACGTGATGGAACAGGATTTATGCAAGGAGTGGTAGTAAAAAGTGATGTACCTGAAGATGTATTTTCAACATCAAAAAACATTACACAAGAATCATCTCTTTACGTGACTGGTAAGATTGTTGAAGATACACGATCTGACTTTGGATATGAAATGCAAGTTTCTAATGTTGAATTGATTCATGAAGCTAATGACTATCCAATCACGCCTAAAGAACATGGAACGGAATTTTTAATGGATCATCGCCACCTATGGCTACGTTCCAAAAAACAACATGCTGTAATGAAAATTAGAAATGAAATTATTCGTTCTACGTATGAGTATTTTAATGAAGAAGGATTTGTAAAAGTAGATCCACCGATTCTTACTGGATCTTCTGCAGAGGGAACTACAGAGTTATTTCATACAAAGTACTTTGATGAAGAAGCATACCTTTCACAAAGTGGGCAACTGTACATGGAAGCAGCTGCAATGGCGTTAGGAAAAGTATTTTCATTCGGACCAACTTTCCGAGCAGAAAAATCAAAAACTAGAAGACATCTTATCGAATTTTGGATGATTGAACCTGAGATGGCATTTGTTGAACATGAAGATAGCTTAAAAATACAAGAAAACTATGTTAGCCATATTGTTCAATCTGTATTAACAAATTGCAAATTGGAGCTATCTGTTCTTGAAAGAGATCTATCTAAATTAGAGAAGATAAAAGCTCCATTTCCTAGAATTTCATATGATGAAGCAATTGATATGTTAAAAGAAAAAGGCTTTGATGATATTGAATGGGGAGAGGACTTTGGCGCACCGCATGAAACTGCAATTGCGGAAAGCTATGATATGCCAGTATTTATAACTAATTACCCGAAAGATATCAAAGCTTTTTATATGAAACCAGATCCTAATCGATCAGATGTTGTTTTATGTGCTGATCTAATTGCCCCAGAAGGTTACGGTGAAATTATAGGTGGATCTCAACGAATTGATGATTTAGAACTAATGGAACAGCGTTACGAAGAACATGGATTAACTGGACCCGCTTATCAGTGGTACTTAGAACTACGTAAGTATGGAAGTGTACCACACTCTGGATTTGGATTAGGATTAGAGCGTACAGTAGCATGGTTATCTGGAGTGGAACATGTTCGTGAAACAATCCCATTCCCACGTCTACTAAATCGTCTATATCCTTAA